The stretch of DNA CTCAATGACCCTAAGCCACTGTACCCTGTGGACACATTTGAACAGATGGTGGAGCTGTCTAGTACCCGCAAACTATCCAAGTACTCAAACCCCGTAGCTGTAATCATCACACAGTTGACAATAACCACAAAAGTTCACTCTCTGCTAGAGGgaatttccaacaatttcaccAAGTGGAACAAACACATGATGGATACAAGAGACTGTCAGGTGTCCTTCACCTTTGGACCATGTGACTACCACCAAGAGGTGTCTCTCAGGGTCCACCTCATGGACTACATCACTAAACAGGGGTTTACAATTCGAAACACTCGGGTGCACCACATGAGTGAGCGTGCCAATGAGAACACAGTGGAGCACCACTGGACTTTCTGCAGGCTGGCTTACAAAGTAGAAGACTGACAAAGCCAAGCAGAAGATATGCTATTTCCTGAGTGATGCTGCTGCCAACAATATAACTTAATTAAGCTGTACATATTTCAATGTTTGTTGTGTGACCAAAATTGTTAATTGAGGAGAAAGCGAAAAAGTAGGTAAAGGGGAACAGCAAGCAAGTTGatgttaaattaattcatttaaagtttaattaattttaagttaaattaATTTAGAAATATTGTTTAAATCCTTCTGCAGTGGGTtacttaaaggtgatgttcacgaCTTTAAGGgataaaaatactttttataaaattctgaggatgtttcctcaccattcccTCCAATCAGTTTGCATGCTTGAAATATTTTAAGAAGCTCCAGTATCTGTGAATGGGCATATAAACAAATTGTCTCGTCCAGTATGCTAGACAATCTCTCACAGCATAAAACAGTATACTGCCCATAAGTATGCAGAGTTAATCTGGCCTCACAGTCAGGATTCCCTGGTACTGggttaacataaaaaaaattccctccCTGCAGTAGTAGGAGGTTCTTGGCCATGTTACATGGCAAAAGGTACCACACGCTCTGTAAAGTCTGGACATGTGCGATTACAACTTAAGTtacatttaaacagtgaataaaaatgtacagagaagttaaatttcagccacATACGAAGTTTTTTCCCCCTTAAACATACAGTACCATCttaaagatgcagagcttcagAACATAAATGAGGAGTGTTTCCTTACAATCTTAGATTGTATATAagaaatatacaaaacacatttcagtcaatggtttagtaaaaaaaaaaaaactggcactAGAAAAATTTAGCTGACATTCACTCTAGAATACAAAACCCCATTTTGTGCACTATGTGCAACAACAAGATATTGATTGCATGCTTGTTTATACCTTATACCTAAAGTATTAAAATACCAGTATGTCAAAATggatattaatttaattatgtgCTAAGATATTTTGCTGCACTCCTACAAATTTAAGGTTTTAATtactgatgttggattttaGCTACAGTAGAACAGTATTCTTTGGCAGATTTCCAAGTTAAAGTGATGTTGCCAggcttattaataaaaatgtatatatgttgAATGATCTAAGTAGTGAAGATGGCAtgagcagatttttttttttccaaacttcTTGTTATGCTGATACATAAACAATTTGACTTATGATTGACAGTGCTTTAAgtgcattttaaagtgttttctgtttaactCCGTGTTTTCCCTTTCTACTAGTGGTGTTTACTAGTGAGTTAGAGTTTTGGGTTGAGAACCTAACACTAACCATACATTAGACAACGTTGAAAAGACTTTTAAAAGACTAAAGTGTAAAGCCCTCTCATATCTAAAGACAATGTCACAGAGTTTTGTCACAAACTATGTCACTAACTACAAGACTGCAGCTAGATTCCTCAGTCTCAGGAAAACGGCCACTGGTATCCAG from Hoplias malabaricus isolate fHopMal1 chromosome 5, fHopMal1.hap1, whole genome shotgun sequence encodes:
- the kctd6b gene encoding BTB/POZ domain-containing protein KCTD6 isoform X2, producing MTHPVTLNVGGHLYTTSIATLQRYPDSMLGAMFRGDFPTTRDAQGNYFIDRDGTLFRYILNFLRTSELTLPGDFMEMDLLRKEADFYQIEPLIQCLNDPKPLYPVDTFEQMVELSSTRKLSKYSNPVAVIITQLTITTKVHSLLEGISNNFTKWNKHMMDTRDCQVSFTFGPCDYHQEVSLRVHLMDYITKQGFTIRNTRVHHMSERANENTVEHHWTFCRLAYKVED
- the kctd6b gene encoding BTB/POZ domain-containing protein KCTD6 isoform X1; this encodes MDNGDWGHRMTHPVTLNVGGHLYTTSIATLQRYPDSMLGAMFRGDFPTTRDAQGNYFIDRDGTLFRYILNFLRTSELTLPGDFMEMDLLRKEADFYQIEPLIQCLNDPKPLYPVDTFEQMVELSSTRKLSKYSNPVAVIITQLTITTKVHSLLEGISNNFTKWNKHMMDTRDCQVSFTFGPCDYHQEVSLRVHLMDYITKQGFTIRNTRVHHMSERANENTVEHHWTFCRLAYKVED